The Saccharomyces mikatae IFO 1815 strain IFO1815 genome assembly, chromosome: 11 genome has a segment encoding these proteins:
- the COS9 gene encoding Cos9p (similar to Saccharomyces cerevisiae COS3 (YML132W)): protein MRPSPALAGLKVSYLTQLPEVATPNDRYLNCHLIAKMKDTDIEDVKSMGLLSPKHLESQETVLPQDIFRNKFTWYSYEIYKSLAFRIWLLLWLPISVWWKMSKNWAYPFVASIFLFLGLAFLPCSHLLFRKRALSKQLTEFSKIITRNAPGTNADDWKNVAASLNSYLYESKAWNTRHFFFDAWDCQEAFRRNILEPFFLQKDEAARIKSFKESVPYIEEALQTYFAEVDKRWKLFNSEKSWSPADLENAQLPKETHRFKLTWFLKRIFSIFSLKPFLNILVYIYVSREMNLLLHTLYLRLIFIMMVEGFQNLRISLMGMEHKMQFLSTIMNEQKTGANGWDEIAKKMNRYLFEKKVWKNEEFFFDGTDCERFFSGRFYRLLFSKKSMSLVPLNVELWPYIKEAQLARNEQPLV, encoded by the coding sequence ATGCGCCCCTCGCCCGCCTTGGCAGGATTGAAAGTTAGCTATTTAACCCAGCTGCCAGAAGTTGCAACTCCAAATGACAGGTACCTCAACTGCCATCTCATCGCCAAAATGAAAGATACTGATATTGAAGACGTGAAGAGCATGGGGTTATTATCTCCCAAACATCTCGAATCCCAGGAGACTGTCCTACCTCAAGAtatttttagaaataaaTTCACCTGGTACTCGTATGAGATCTATAAGTCCTTAGCATTTCGTATCTGGCTGCTATTATGGTTGCCAATTAGTGTTTGGTGGAAAATGTCCAAAAATTGGGCTTATCCGTTTGTAGCTTcgatttttctgtttctagGGTTAGCGTTTTTACCCTGTAGTCATTTGCTGTTTCGTAAACGTGCCTTATCAAAACAACTTACcgaattttccaaaataatTACCAGAAATGCACCAGGTACGAACGCTGATGATTGGAAAAATGTTGCAGCAAGTTTGAATTCATACTTGTATGAGAGCAAAGCTTGGAATACCAGgcacttcttttttgatgcCTGGGACTGTCAAGAAGCATTCAGAAGAAACATTCTTGAACCGttctttttgcaaaaagatgaagctGCAAGGATTAAGTCATTCAAGGAATCCGTTCCTTATATCGAAGAGGCCCTGCAGACTTATTTTGCGGAAGTTGACAAACGGTGGAAGTTGTTTAATAGTGAGAAATCATGGAGCCCCGCTGACCTGGAAAACGCTCAGCTTCCCAAGGAAACTCATCGGTTTAAGCTTACTTGGTTTTTAAAGAGGATTTTcagtattttttcattgaaacCATTCCTTAATATTTTAGTCTACATATATGTGTCACGGGAAATGAACCTTCTATTACACACCTTGTATCTTCGGTTGATATTTATCATGATGGTAGAAGGTTTCCAAAATCTAAGGATTTCGCTGATGGGCATGGAACACAAAATGCAATTTTTGTCAACTATTATGAATGAGCAGAAGACTGGTGCTAATGGATGGGACGAAattgcaaagaaaatgaatagGTACttgtttgaaaagaaagtctGGAAGAACGAAgagtttttcttcgatGGAACTGATTGTGAACGGTTTTTTAGCGGCAGGTTCTACCgccttttattttcaaagaaatctATGTCGCTTGTACCATTGAACGTTGAACTATGGCCATACATCAAAGAAGCGCAATTGGCCCGCAATGAGCAGCCCCTCGTGTAG
- the SRY1 gene encoding threo-3-hydroxy-L-aspartate ammonia-lyase SRY1 (similar to Saccharomyces cerevisiae SRY1 (YKL218C)), with amino-acid sequence MNAVLKLSDEERNKGVIAFLSGNHAQAFALSAKLLNVPATIVMPEDASTLKVAATTGYGAHITKYNRYTEDRDKIGRQLAAKHGFALIPPYDHPDVIAGQSASAKKLLEEVGQLDALFVLLGGGGLLSGSTLASRSLSPDCKIFGVEPEAGNDGQQSFRSGSVVHIDTPNTIAGEAQTQHLGEYTFAIIRENVDDILTVTDGKLIECMHFLAERMKLVVGPTACLGHAGAVLKKKELVGEKIGIRLSRGNVDMKKYAALIAEKEGGSII; translated from the coding sequence ATGAATGCCGTTCTAAAATTAAGcgatgaagaaagaaataaggGCGTGATCGCTTTCTTATCAGGAAACCATGCACAGGCCTTTGCTTTAAGTGCAAAATTGTTAAATGTACCTGCAACAATTGTTATGCCCGAGGATGCATCCACACTTAAAGTTGCTGCTACAACTGGTTACGGAGCTCATATTACAAAGTATAACAGATATACTGAAGATCGAGACAAGATTGGGCGTCAATTAGCAGCCAAACATGGTTTTGCTCTAATCCCTCCCTATGATCATCCTGATGTTATAGCAGGACAAAGCGCATCAGCAAAGAAATTGTTAGAGGAAGTTGGACAACTTGATGCGTTATTCGTTCTATTAGGCGGTGGGGGCCTCCTTTCTGGATCTACACTTGCCTCTAGAAGCCTCTCTCCAGACTGCAAAATATTCGGAGTGGAACCTGAAGCTGGTAATGACGGACAACAATCCTTCAGATCCGGCTCCGTTGTTCACATCGATACCCCAAATACTATCGCAGGTGAGGCACAAACACAACATTTAGGAGAATACACATTTGCTATTATTCGTGAAAATGTCGATGATATTTTGACTGTAACCGATGGAAAGCTAATAGAATGCATGCATTTCCTCGCGGAACGCATGAAGTTAGTTGTTGGACCAACAGCTTGTTTAGGACATGCAGGTGCCgtcttgaagaagaaagagctCGTTGGGGAGAAAATAGGAATAAGACTAAGCAGAGGTAATGTAGACATGAAGAAATATGCTGCCTTAATCGCCGAGAAGGAAGGTGGCTCAATTATTTAG